From a single Natronorubrum tibetense GA33 genomic region:
- a CDS encoding S1C family serine protease, whose amino-acid sequence MSRDERPVSRRRLLGLSAGIATAAGIGTLSSASTRVQDADDGTDDQNGTTDADMAGRYAEIYQESIDDVVLITIPGTGEPGQETPGGLGSGFVVDDHVVTNSHVVDGSDEVELQFRDEQWREGSVVGTDVHSDLAVLEVDDMPDDTDGLEFATDGPTIGDEVLALGNPLGLDASISQGIVSGIDRSLPSPTGFSIPAAIQTDASLNPGNSGGPLVDLDGEVVGVAFAGVEQTIGFAISAALASRVVPALVEDGTYEHPYMGVSVTPVGPQIAEANDLEEPRGVLITETIPNGPAEDVLQPATGVETVDGTAVPVGGDVIVAINDEEIPNQDRLSSVLALETSPDETIPIEIIRDGERGIGELTLESRPDVDAP is encoded by the coding sequence ATGTCGAGAGACGAGCGTCCTGTCAGCCGCCGCCGGCTACTGGGGCTGAGTGCCGGTATCGCGACCGCAGCAGGGATCGGAACCCTCTCGAGCGCGAGCACGCGTGTACAGGATGCCGACGACGGTACCGACGATCAAAACGGGACGACCGACGCCGACATGGCGGGACGGTACGCCGAAATCTACCAGGAGTCGATCGACGACGTTGTGCTCATCACCATCCCCGGCACCGGCGAGCCCGGTCAGGAGACGCCCGGCGGACTCGGTTCCGGGTTCGTGGTCGACGACCACGTGGTGACCAACTCCCACGTCGTCGACGGATCAGACGAGGTCGAACTGCAGTTTCGCGACGAACAGTGGCGAGAGGGGTCAGTCGTGGGAACGGACGTGCACAGCGACCTCGCCGTCCTCGAGGTCGACGACATGCCGGACGATACCGACGGGCTCGAGTTCGCGACCGACGGGCCGACGATCGGGGACGAAGTACTCGCCCTGGGCAACCCGCTCGGGCTCGACGCGTCGATCTCACAGGGGATCGTCAGCGGGATCGATCGATCGCTTCCCAGTCCGACGGGGTTCTCGATCCCGGCGGCGATCCAGACCGACGCCTCGCTTAACCCGGGTAACAGCGGCGGTCCGCTCGTGGACCTCGATGGCGAGGTCGTCGGCGTCGCCTTCGCCGGTGTGGAACAGACGATCGGATTCGCCATCTCCGCCGCGCTCGCAAGTCGCGTCGTCCCCGCACTCGTCGAGGACGGCACGTACGAACACCCCTACATGGGCGTCAGCGTAACGCCCGTCGGGCCACAGATCGCCGAGGCGAACGATCTCGAGGAGCCACGCGGCGTGTTGATCACCGAAACGATTCCGAACGGGCCCGCCGAGGACGTCCTCCAGCCGGCGACCGGCGTCGAGACAGTCGACGGGACGGCTGTCCCCGTCGGTGGCGACGTGATCGTCGCTATCAACGACGAAGAGATTCCCAATCAAGACCGGCTCTCGTCGGTGCTCGCCCTCGAGACGTCACCCGACGAGACGATTCCGATCGAGATTATCCGCGACGGCGAACGCGGAATCGGTGAGTTGACGCTCGAATCGCGGCCGGATGTCGATGCGCCGTGA
- a CDS encoding protein translocase SEC61 complex subunit gamma encodes MDVPYDLTSYVRVLKMATTPTTEEFLQVSKIAGAGILLIGLMGFLIGGIMLVLTGGL; translated from the coding sequence ATGGACGTTCCGTACGACCTGACCTCGTACGTTCGGGTGTTGAAGATGGCAACGACACCCACGACTGAGGAGTTCCTTCAGGTATCGAAGATCGCCGGCGCAGGCATCCTGCTCATCGGGCTGATGGGCTTCCTCATTGGAGGCATCATGCTCGTGCTGACTGGTGGTCTCTGA
- a CDS encoding transcription elongation factor Spt5, whose product MGIFAVKTTASQERTVADMIINREEPEIHAALAPDSLTSYVMVEAEGNAVLNRVLEDIPHARSIVPGESDISEVEHFLSPKPDVEGIAEGDIVELIAGPFKGEKAQVQRIDEGKDQVTVELYEATVPIPVTVRGDQIRVLDSDER is encoded by the coding sequence ATGGGGATCTTCGCAGTCAAGACGACGGCGAGTCAAGAGCGCACCGTAGCAGACATGATCATCAACCGCGAGGAGCCCGAAATTCACGCTGCCCTCGCCCCCGACTCGCTGACCTCCTACGTGATGGTGGAAGCCGAGGGCAACGCGGTGTTGAACCGCGTGCTCGAGGACATCCCTCACGCCCGGAGCATCGTGCCCGGCGAGTCCGACATCTCGGAGGTCGAGCACTTCCTCTCGCCCAAGCCGGACGTCGAGGGGATCGCCGAGGGCGACATCGTCGAACTCATCGCTGGTCCGTTCAAGGGTGAGAAGGCCCAGGTCCAGCGTATTGACGAGGGCAAGGATCAGGTAACCGTCGAACTGTACGAGGCGACGGTTCCGATTCCGGTGACGGTTCGCGGTGACCAGATCCGCGTGCTGGATTCCGACGAACGGTAG
- a CDS encoding TIGR00341 family protein yields the protein MRYVEVTIPTGRKEAVLGILEDEEIDYVVSDEISGRDYVAVVRFPLPGEAVEGVLDRLTGAGISDDASIVVIDTETILSDDFARLKAQYDSDGSVDGRISRQELQTRAGDLTPSFAVYATMTFISALVATAGLLLDSPAVVVGSMVIAPLIGPALAASIGTVIADPELRSTGLTYQFGGLGIAVVGSILLAGLARLAGLEPAGIDIVAVAELEERVAPNLLALVIALGAGVAGILSLTRELSEAIVGVMIAAALIPPAAAVGIALAWGMYGAAAGALILVLVNALSINLAALVTLWSGGYRPTGLFAVSTARRQTLTFAAVLGLIMVLLLVPLVSATVVDVRATQLESDVETGVDTVLADSEYDTFEAETVTVELDDDYPLRSIDTVVVTITGPETDLDPALSERLVAAIEPHTEAPVEVKIQMVTTHETTVGTDRSH from the coding sequence GTGCGCTACGTCGAGGTTACGATCCCGACCGGCCGAAAGGAGGCGGTTCTCGGGATCCTCGAGGACGAGGAGATCGACTACGTCGTCAGCGACGAGATCAGCGGGCGTGACTACGTCGCCGTCGTCCGGTTCCCCCTCCCAGGTGAGGCCGTCGAGGGGGTTCTCGACCGGTTGACCGGGGCCGGAATCAGCGACGACGCGAGTATCGTCGTCATCGACACCGAAACGATTCTGTCCGACGACTTCGCACGGCTCAAAGCACAGTACGACAGCGACGGCTCCGTCGACGGCCGCATTTCGAGACAAGAGTTACAGACGAGAGCGGGGGATCTGACCCCCTCGTTCGCCGTCTATGCGACGATGACGTTCATCAGCGCGCTCGTCGCGACGGCCGGACTGTTACTGGATTCGCCGGCCGTCGTCGTTGGCTCTATGGTGATCGCACCGTTGATCGGTCCGGCGCTGGCCGCGAGCATCGGCACCGTCATCGCCGATCCCGAACTCCGATCCACTGGCCTCACCTACCAGTTCGGCGGGCTCGGTATCGCGGTCGTCGGCTCGATCTTGCTCGCCGGTCTCGCCCGGCTGGCCGGCCTCGAGCCGGCGGGAATCGACATCGTCGCCGTCGCGGAACTGGAAGAGCGGGTCGCGCCGAACCTACTCGCGCTGGTCATCGCACTCGGTGCCGGCGTCGCGGGCATCCTGAGTCTGACGCGAGAGCTCTCGGAGGCGATCGTCGGCGTGATGATCGCCGCGGCGCTGATTCCACCCGCTGCAGCCGTCGGAATCGCCCTCGCCTGGGGGATGTACGGTGCGGCTGCTGGAGCGCTCATCCTCGTGCTCGTCAACGCTCTGTCGATCAACCTCGCGGCACTGGTGACTCTCTGGAGTGGCGGATATCGGCCGACAGGACTGTTCGCTGTCTCTACTGCCCGTCGACAGACGCTTACGTTTGCGGCCGTCCTCGGACTGATTATGGTGCTCTTGCTGGTTCCGCTCGTCAGCGCGACGGTCGTCGACGTTCGCGCCACGCAACTCGAGTCGGACGTCGAAACCGGCGTCGACACCGTTCTCGCCGATTCGGAGTACGACACCTTCGAGGCCGAGACGGTAACGGTCGAACTCGACGACGACTACCCACTTCGGTCGATCGACACGGTCGTCGTCACCATCACCGGTCCCGAAACTGACCTCGATCCGGCCCTGTCCGAACGACTCGTGGCGGCGATCGAGCCACACACCGAAGCACCGGTCGAGGTCAAAATCCAGATGGTTACCACACACGAGACGACAGTAGGAACTGATCGTAGCCACTGA
- a CDS encoding DUF7565 family protein: protein MAWECGIDGCGAVFEDVESTVVHQATEHERRECKVCGTVVPDGYLAIRHAFTEHSRAEYVRAYGADSEDVRSREDLLAEIENEADMEAIARELKR from the coding sequence ATGGCCTGGGAATGCGGCATCGACGGCTGCGGAGCGGTGTTCGAGGACGTCGAATCGACCGTCGTCCATCAGGCGACGGAGCACGAGCGACGGGAGTGTAAGGTCTGTGGTACCGTTGTTCCTGACGGCTACCTCGCGATCCGACACGCCTTCACCGAGCACAGTCGCGCCGAATACGTTCGCGCCTACGGTGCGGATTCCGAAGACGTGCGAAGTCGGGAGGACCTCTTAGCGGAGATCGAAAATGAGGCGGATATGGAAGCGATCGCCCGCGAACTGAAACGATAG
- a CDS encoding PHP-associated domain-containing protein has protein sequence MESRVDCHVKVLDESVVERAIAAGLDAIVYAPHFTRLPEIRRRANHFSSDDLLVVPAREVFTGSWRDRKHVLAIGLEEPVPDFIPLEAAMAEFERQGAAVLAPHPEFATVSLTEADLRQYRDAIDAVEIFNPKHLPSHNRRARELADLFELPPFTSSYAHLPSTVGVAYTLFETEIDSEADLASALADGVSRRVIHHTGRQRWRTTASELAHLCYENTWEKIDRLFLSGTEPTHPDHIAYNGRFDDVSVY, from the coding sequence GTGGAAAGCCGAGTCGACTGTCACGTGAAGGTGCTCGACGAGTCGGTCGTCGAGCGAGCGATCGCCGCCGGTCTCGACGCCATCGTCTACGCGCCACACTTCACCCGATTACCGGAGATTCGGCGTCGAGCGAACCACTTCTCGAGCGACGACCTGCTGGTCGTCCCCGCACGCGAGGTGTTCACCGGCTCGTGGCGCGATCGAAAGCACGTCCTGGCGATCGGTCTCGAGGAGCCGGTGCCGGACTTCATCCCGCTCGAGGCCGCGATGGCGGAGTTCGAGCGACAGGGAGCGGCCGTGTTGGCTCCGCATCCGGAGTTCGCGACGGTGAGCCTTACCGAAGCGGATCTCCGTCAGTATCGAGACGCCATCGACGCGGTCGAAATCTTCAACCCGAAACATCTCCCGTCGCACAACCGACGGGCGCGCGAGTTGGCCGACCTGTTCGAACTCCCGCCGTTTACGTCGTCGTACGCCCACCTCCCGAGCACGGTCGGCGTCGCCTACACCCTGTTCGAGACCGAGATCGACTCCGAGGCCGACCTCGCGAGTGCACTCGCCGACGGCGTTTCCCGGCGCGTCATCCACCACACCGGCCGGCAGCGATGGCGAACGACCGCGAGCGAACTCGCCCATCTCTGTTACGAGAACACGTGGGAGAAGATCGACCGACTCTTTCTCTCGGGAACCGAGCCAACGCATCCGGATCACATCGCGTACAACGGTCGGTTCGACGATGTCTCCGTCTACTGA
- a CDS encoding Mut7-C RNAse domain-containing protein yields MRLLLDVMCGGVVSYLRMCNHDTVYAGDRGLEADDALLAVARAEDRTLVTRDVALANRADDSILLESRDVETQLAELADARVELTLADEPAFCGRCNGPLERIDRTASTPEYAPEPCDIDIWYCQACGQHFWRGSHWERVADTLAKIKGGDKASSADGN; encoded by the coding sequence ATGCGCCTGCTCCTCGACGTCATGTGCGGTGGCGTGGTCTCCTATCTGCGGATGTGCAACCACGACACCGTCTACGCCGGCGACCGCGGGCTCGAGGCCGACGACGCGTTGCTCGCGGTCGCTCGAGCCGAAGATCGGACCCTCGTCACGAGAGACGTCGCGCTCGCAAACCGCGCGGACGATTCGATTCTGCTCGAGTCGCGCGACGTCGAGACCCAACTGGCGGAACTCGCGGATGCGAGAGTAGAGCTGACGCTCGCCGACGAACCCGCGTTCTGCGGCCGGTGCAACGGACCGCTTGAGAGAATCGATCGAACGGCGTCGACACCAGAGTACGCGCCTGAGCCCTGCGACATCGATATCTGGTACTGCCAAGCGTGTGGCCAGCACTTCTGGCGAGGGAGCCACTGGGAACGGGTCGCGGACACGCTGGCGAAGATCAAAGGGGGCGACAAAGCGTCGAGCGCGGACGGTAACTGA
- the polX gene encoding DNA polymerase/3'-5' exonuclease PolX yields the protein MATNAEIAGRFEEFADLLAADDVEYKPRAYRRAAENIQAHPVPIGDRVEAGDEQILEEIDGVGDAIASKVVEYVETGSIEELEELREELPIDIADITRIEGVGPKTAGKLYRELGVQTLDDLEEAAEAGEIREIKGFGPKTEENIREGIEFAREVGQRHLLGEGRPLADDVLAFLESLEAVERCEVAGSIRRWRETIGDVDVLVGTEVGEDVIESFVDWESVDSEIESGPEKASVRVGEIRVDLRVVVPEEFGSALQYFTGSKDHNVRLRNYAIARDMKLNEYGAFDVSTVDDPESDQRVGERVAGETEAGMYEALGLPWIPPELREDRGEIAAAESGDLPDLITRDDIRGDLHTHTEWSDGNTSIEAMVDAAAALDYEFYGVADHAEGPGIVGGMGLSDTEILEQIEQVREAAAASEIAVFAGIEANVDADGEIGLTDEVIEALDVIVASPHSALDQDAGTATERLVRAIENPAVDVLGHPSGRLLNERSGLEFDARRLGEAAAEHNTALEINANPRRLDLWGSAVQAALEEGAPISVNTDAHQPSTLEYMRWGVHTARRGWAEPADVINTWALEDLREFLH from the coding sequence ATGGCGACCAACGCCGAAATCGCCGGCCGCTTCGAGGAGTTCGCCGACCTGCTCGCGGCCGACGACGTCGAGTACAAACCCCGCGCCTATCGACGCGCGGCCGAGAACATCCAGGCCCACCCCGTGCCGATCGGGGATCGGGTCGAAGCCGGAGACGAGCAGATTCTCGAGGAAATCGACGGCGTCGGCGACGCCATCGCGTCGAAGGTCGTCGAGTACGTCGAAACCGGCTCGATCGAGGAACTCGAGGAACTCCGCGAGGAGTTGCCGATCGACATCGCCGATATCACCAGAATCGAAGGCGTCGGCCCCAAAACGGCGGGGAAACTCTACCGCGAACTCGGTGTGCAGACGTTGGACGACCTCGAGGAAGCCGCCGAGGCCGGCGAGATTCGGGAGATCAAGGGCTTCGGCCCGAAGACGGAAGAGAACATCCGCGAGGGAATCGAGTTCGCCCGCGAGGTCGGCCAGCGTCACCTCCTCGGTGAGGGGCGACCGCTCGCCGACGACGTGCTCGCCTTCCTCGAGTCCCTCGAGGCCGTCGAGCGCTGCGAAGTGGCAGGCTCGATCCGGCGTTGGCGGGAGACCATCGGAGACGTGGACGTGCTCGTCGGGACCGAGGTTGGCGAGGACGTGATCGAGTCGTTCGTCGACTGGGAGTCGGTCGACAGCGAGATCGAGTCCGGCCCTGAGAAGGCGAGCGTCCGCGTCGGCGAGATCCGGGTCGATCTGCGGGTCGTCGTCCCTGAGGAGTTTGGCTCCGCGCTCCAGTACTTCACGGGAAGTAAGGACCACAACGTCCGCCTGCGAAACTACGCGATCGCCCGCGATATGAAGTTAAACGAGTACGGCGCGTTCGACGTGAGTACCGTCGACGACCCCGAATCTGACCAGCGCGTCGGCGAGCGTGTCGCTGGTGAAACGGAAGCGGGGATGTACGAAGCCCTCGGCTTGCCGTGGATTCCGCCGGAACTTCGCGAGGACCGCGGCGAGATCGCCGCCGCCGAGAGCGGCGACCTGCCCGACCTCATCACTCGAGACGATATCCGCGGCGACCTCCACACCCACACCGAGTGGTCCGACGGCAACACGAGTATCGAGGCGATGGTCGACGCCGCCGCGGCGCTGGACTACGAGTTCTACGGCGTCGCGGACCACGCGGAAGGCCCCGGTATCGTCGGCGGGATGGGACTCTCAGACACCGAAATTCTCGAGCAGATCGAACAGGTCCGCGAGGCTGCCGCCGCGAGTGAGATTGCGGTCTTTGCCGGCATCGAAGCCAACGTCGACGCCGACGGCGAGATCGGTCTCACCGACGAGGTAATCGAGGCGCTGGACGTGATCGTCGCCTCGCCCCACAGCGCGCTCGATCAGGATGCGGGGACGGCCACCGAACGGCTCGTCCGCGCGATCGAGAACCCCGCGGTCGACGTGCTGGGCCACCCCAGCGGTCGCCTGCTCAACGAGCGCTCCGGACTGGAGTTCGACGCACGGCGACTCGGCGAAGCCGCTGCGGAACACAACACCGCCCTCGAGATCAACGCCAACCCGCGCCGACTCGACCTCTGGGGGAGCGCCGTCCAGGCCGCCCTCGAGGAGGGTGCACCCATCTCGGTCAACACCGACGCCCACCAGCCCTCGACGCTCGAGTACATGCGCTGGGGCGTCCACACCGCCCGTCGGGGCTGGGCTGAACCCGCGGACGTGATCAACACGTGGGCGCTCGAGGACCTGCGCGAGTTCCTGCACTGA
- a CDS encoding DUF5788 family protein: protein MQAYERKQLLERVERDGATVGADIPETITVQGEAIDLRTFVFEIKRRETVPAGERDRVEQAKKNLRRERNDRLEAIEEGDITRAEGEELAQSIIGIDRALNALESLGPTDLEREQKAQQAADRKRWMSFLKQALGDDDGSTRGGR from the coding sequence GTGCAAGCATACGAGCGCAAGCAGCTGCTCGAGCGGGTCGAGCGCGATGGCGCGACCGTCGGCGCGGACATCCCCGAGACGATCACCGTCCAGGGTGAGGCGATCGACCTCCGGACGTTCGTCTTCGAGATCAAGCGCCGCGAGACGGTCCCGGCCGGCGAGCGCGACCGCGTCGAGCAGGCGAAAAAGAACCTGCGCCGCGAACGGAACGATCGCCTCGAGGCCATCGAGGAAGGCGACATCACCCGCGCGGAAGGCGAGGAACTCGCCCAGAGCATCATCGGCATCGACCGCGCACTGAACGCCTTGGAGAGCCTCGGCCCAACGGATCTCGAGCGCGAACAGAAAGCCCAGCAGGCCGCCGACCGAAAGCGCTGGATGTCGTTCCTGAAGCAGGCCCTCGGCGACGACGACGGCAGCACTCGAGGGGGACGATAA
- a CDS encoding rhomboid family intramembrane serine protease, giving the protein MAKCDVCGKDESMPYNCRHCGGTYCGEHRLPENHDCTGLQNWNDPKGVFDSGFDDSVNGGGGKSKASSLTDKLPIDTGAGGPLAYFRGNMTYTLLALMWITFLAQLITQAVAGPRVAQDLFVLSSWNIEYVWTWVTSVFAHGGFMHIVFNSIVIFFFGPLVERYVGSLKLAILFVVSGALAGLGQIGISMAQGDPSSVLGASGAALAILGVITILNPNLRVYLFFMIPMPLWILTAGFAILSLGFIGGGAAGAFNIAHAAHLIGLLVGLAYGEYIKRTQNVRAPSQLQLGGGGPGGPGGPGGRRRF; this is encoded by the coding sequence ATGGCGAAGTGCGACGTGTGTGGGAAAGACGAAAGCATGCCCTACAACTGTCGGCACTGCGGGGGCACCTACTGTGGTGAACACCGACTGCCGGAGAACCACGACTGTACGGGGCTCCAGAACTGGAACGACCCGAAGGGGGTCTTCGACAGCGGCTTCGACGACAGTGTCAACGGCGGTGGGGGCAAATCGAAGGCCTCGAGTCTGACCGACAAGCTCCCGATCGATACGGGGGCGGGCGGACCGCTCGCGTACTTCCGCGGGAACATGACCTACACGCTGCTGGCACTGATGTGGATCACGTTCCTCGCGCAGCTAATCACGCAGGCCGTCGCCGGTCCGCGCGTCGCCCAGGACCTGTTCGTCCTCTCCTCGTGGAACATCGAGTACGTCTGGACGTGGGTCACGTCGGTCTTCGCACACGGCGGCTTCATGCACATCGTGTTCAACAGCATCGTGATATTCTTCTTCGGACCCCTCGTCGAGCGCTACGTCGGCTCGCTGAAGTTGGCGATCCTTTTCGTCGTGAGCGGCGCCCTCGCTGGACTCGGCCAGATCGGCATCTCGATGGCACAGGGCGATCCCTCGAGCGTCCTCGGGGCCAGCGGGGCCGCGCTCGCGATCCTGGGCGTCATCACGATCCTGAACCCGAATCTCCGGGTCTACCTGTTCTTCATGATCCCGATGCCGCTGTGGATACTGACCGCCGGCTTTGCGATCCTCAGCCTCGGTTTCATCGGCGGCGGCGCTGCAGGCGCGTTCAACATTGCCCACGCGGCACACCTGATCGGCCTCCTCGTCGGATTGGCCTACGGGGAGTACATCAAGCGGACTCAGAACGTTCGCGCGCCGAGCCAGCTCCAACTCGGCGGCGGCGGTCCCGGCGGTCCTGGCGGTCCCGGCGGTCGCCGTCGGTTCTAA
- a CDS encoding endonuclease V: protein MTLPRPDLAPDGSLERDDMEALQREIADAAVFEDDFAFDPAALSNPLATASSPDEPPIVAGVDQSFLTNSEGDQDRALSAVVAMQGGEVIERVHAVTPLEIPYIPGLLAFREGGPILEALEGLSVDPDLFLFDGSGRIHFRQAGIATHIGVIRDVPAVGVAKSLLCGTPREDTENLPAGTRVPIEANSRVDCPDGTLIGYAVQTRQYDSPDRYINPLYVSPGHRVGPETAADIALALASSYKLPEPVRLADGYADEAKREVDETA from the coding sequence ATGACTCTACCTCGTCCGGACCTCGCACCCGACGGCTCGCTCGAGCGCGACGACATGGAGGCCCTCCAGCGCGAAATCGCCGACGCCGCGGTCTTCGAGGACGATTTCGCGTTCGATCCGGCGGCGCTCTCGAACCCGCTCGCGACGGCCTCGAGCCCCGACGAGCCGCCGATCGTCGCGGGCGTCGACCAGTCTTTCCTCACGAATTCCGAGGGCGACCAGGACCGCGCGCTGAGCGCCGTGGTCGCGATGCAAGGCGGCGAAGTGATCGAGCGCGTCCACGCGGTGACGCCGCTCGAGATTCCCTACATCCCTGGCCTGCTCGCATTTCGCGAGGGTGGACCGATCCTCGAGGCGCTCGAGGGACTCTCCGTCGACCCCGACCTCTTCCTCTTCGACGGCAGCGGCCGCATTCACTTCCGGCAGGCCGGCATTGCGACTCACATCGGCGTTATCCGGGACGTGCCAGCCGTAGGCGTCGCGAAGAGCCTGCTCTGTGGGACGCCGCGCGAGGACACCGAGAACCTCCCGGCAGGTACTCGAGTCCCGATCGAGGCGAACTCGCGGGTCGACTGCCCCGACGGCACCCTGATCGGCTACGCGGTCCAGACGCGCCAGTACGACTCCCCGGACCGGTACATCAACCCGCTGTACGTCAGCCCCGGCCACCGCGTCGGTCCCGAAACCGCGGCCGATATCGCGCTCGCGCTCGCCTCGTCCTACAAACTCCCCGAACCCGTCCGACTGGCCGACGGCTACGCCGATGAGGCAAAACGGGAAGTCGACGAGACGGCGTGA
- a CDS encoding universal stress protein has product MSTSSATRPVLVAVGNPDRAEQLVRTAGDLARASDSPVKIASVVVKSHDSPFSVYSDETIIDQYAGNSRELLDRAIAVAPDDVTVDDAQVVSHSVSEGILAAVEQTNARALVVGWQARGSRTDAVLGSTIDRLIERAPCDLYVERIGHEANGVDSILVPVAGGPHVRPAVRVAAAIAARNDATVHLASVVDRETDSTAAGEYIDQARDALEDATGPPVRSESATYAGNDVATELLAVAADHDIIVFGATRQGALQRRLVGTIPRTVTRQTDKTVILARDGDAVGGSVLTQIRQLLTPS; this is encoded by the coding sequence ATGAGCACCTCGTCAGCGACCCGACCAGTGTTGGTCGCCGTCGGCAATCCCGACCGCGCCGAACAGTTGGTCCGAACGGCCGGTGATCTCGCTCGAGCGAGCGATAGTCCGGTCAAGATCGCTTCGGTCGTCGTCAAATCCCACGATTCGCCGTTTTCCGTCTACTCGGACGAGACGATCATCGACCAGTACGCGGGAAACAGTCGGGAGCTACTGGATAGGGCGATCGCCGTCGCGCCCGACGACGTCACCGTCGACGATGCACAGGTCGTCAGCCACTCGGTCTCCGAGGGCATCCTCGCGGCGGTCGAACAGACCAACGCACGGGCGCTCGTCGTCGGCTGGCAGGCCCGTGGAAGCCGAACCGACGCCGTTCTCGGATCGACGATCGATCGACTCATCGAACGCGCACCGTGTGACCTCTACGTCGAACGTATCGGTCACGAGGCAAACGGCGTCGACTCGATCCTGGTTCCGGTCGCGGGCGGCCCGCACGTCCGTCCAGCGGTCCGCGTCGCAGCCGCGATCGCCGCCCGCAACGACGCGACCGTCCACCTGGCGTCGGTCGTCGACAGGGAGACGGATTCGACCGCGGCCGGCGAGTACATCGATCAGGCCCGGGACGCTCTCGAGGACGCCACGGGACCTCCCGTTCGGTCGGAGTCTGCGACCTACGCTGGCAACGACGTCGCGACGGAACTGCTCGCAGTCGCCGCCGACCACGACATCATCGTGTTCGGCGCGACGCGTCAGGGGGCGCTTCAGCGCCGCCTCGTCGGCACGATTCCGCGGACGGTCACTCGTCAGACCGACAAGACGGTCATTCTCGCTCGCGACGGAGACGCCGTCGGCGGGTCGGTGCTCACCCAAATTCGACAGCTCCTGACTCCGTCGTAG
- a CDS encoding SDR family oxidoreductase has product MATDEDVEEADDGPDGTVVEEDREAESTATETDAPDHTSSETDTDDRTASDTTTSDRAASETTTDDASDQDRYARKKSVLITGCSSGIGRATAEAFLANDWQVFATARDPDDITALEEAGCTTLALDVTDPDQVARAVERVVDVAGAIDCVVNNAGYAQMGPMEDISTSDLHRQFDVNVYGPHRLVRAALPHMRAQGAGRIINVSSVVGRISIPGSGAYAGSKHALEAMSDSLRAEVEEFGIDVTVIEPGPVETNFTDRVGEELPESERTPAYETLYELYDEMQLIGGGSGGPFASEPKDIAQAILESATTPEPPARYPVGPLAQYGVYARFLPETLRDAGYRLLQKLV; this is encoded by the coding sequence ATGGCCACCGATGAGGACGTCGAGGAAGCCGACGATGGGCCGGACGGCACCGTCGTCGAGGAGGATCGCGAGGCCGAATCGACTGCGACCGAGACGGACGCCCCCGATCACACGTCGTCTGAGACCGATACAGACGACCGTACAGCGTCTGACACTACCACGAGCGACCGCGCAGCGTCCGAGACCACGACCGACGACGCGAGCGATCAGGACCGCTACGCGCGCAAGAAGAGCGTCCTGATCACGGGTTGCTCCTCGGGAATCGGTCGGGCGACCGCCGAAGCGTTCCTCGCCAACGACTGGCAGGTCTTCGCGACGGCGCGCGATCCGGACGACATCACGGCACTCGAGGAGGCAGGCTGTACGACCCTCGCGCTGGATGTCACCGATCCCGATCAGGTCGCACGGGCGGTCGAACGGGTCGTCGACGTCGCCGGCGCGATCGACTGCGTCGTCAACAACGCGGGCTACGCCCAGATGGGACCGATGGAGGATATCTCGACATCGGATCTCCACCGCCAGTTCGACGTCAACGTCTACGGCCCGCACCGACTCGTTCGCGCGGCGTTGCCCCACATGCGCGCCCAGGGTGCCGGCCGGATCATCAACGTCTCGAGCGTCGTCGGCCGGATCTCGATCCCCGGTTCGGGCGCGTACGCGGGCTCGAAACACGCTCTCGAGGCGATGAGCGACTCGCTGCGCGCGGAGGTCGAGGAGTTCGGGATCGACGTTACCGTGATCGAACCCGGTCCGGTCGAGACGAACTTCACCGACCGTGTCGGCGAGGAACTGCCCGAGAGCGAGCGCACACCGGCCTACGAGACGCTGTACGAACTGTACGACGAGATGCAACTGATCGGCGGCGGCAGCGGGGGGCCGTTCGCCTCCGAGCCGAAGGACATCGCGCAGGCAATTCTCGAGTCCGCGACGACTCCCGAGCCGCCGGCCCGATACCCGGTCGGGCCGCTCGCCCAGTACGGCGTCTACGCTCGATTCCTGCCGGAAACCCTCCGCGACGCGGGCTACCGGTTGCTTCAAAAACTGGTCTGA